In Nicotiana tabacum cultivar K326 chromosome 19, ASM71507v2, whole genome shotgun sequence, one DNA window encodes the following:
- the LOC107829229 gene encoding desiccation protectant protein Lea14 homolog, with protein sequence MAGLIDKAKNFVAEKVVNMEKPEASITDVDMKKVSMDSISYHAKVAVKNPYSVPVPIMQISYTLKCSGRVIVSGTIPDPGNIKADDTTMLDVPVKVPHSVLVSLAKDIGADWDIDYTLELGLTIDLPVIGNFTIPLSHSGEIKLPTLSDLWKGGKEEEKEDTEKVKEI encoded by the exons ATGGCCGGTTTGATAGACAAAGCGAAGAATTTCgtggcagagaaggtggttaacATGGAGAAACCAGAGGCTAGCATCACAGACGTGGATATGAAGAAAGTGAGCATGGACAGCATTTCATATCATGCTAAGGTGGCAGTGAAGAACCCTTACTCCGTTCCCGTACCTATCATGCAGATCTCTTACACCCTTAAATGCTCCGGCAG GGTTATAGTATCAGGAACAATTCCAGACCCAGGGAATATAAAGGCAGATGATACAACCATGTTAGATGTGCCAGTGAAAGTTCCTCACAGTGTGCTAGTTAGCTTGGCTAAGGATATTGGCGCAGATTGGGACATTGACTATACATTGGAATTGGGTCTCACCATTGACCTTCCAGTCATTGGCAACTTCACCATTCCCCTTTCTCATAGTGGCGAGATCAAGCTTCCAACACTGTCCGATTTATGGAAGGGTGGAAAAGAAGAGGAGAAAGAAGATACTGAAAAGGTTAAAGAGATATGA